In Providencia hangzhouensis, the DNA window ATGATGACGCAAACACACGGTTCATCGAGTTAAATGCACGCATCGGTGAGCCCATATGCATCATCGATGCCAAAAATCCTAAGCCCATCAATACCCATAACGCGAACATTGCGTTCACAATGCGCTGTTTTTGTGGCTTATCATCTGTCGATAACCAAGCAAGCCCTGTCACAATCACGCCACCTGCAATACTTTGGCCTAATACCGTAAATAAAATCAGCGGCCATTCGTGTAATCCATTGCCCATGTTATACCTCCCGAGGATTGGCTAAATGGCCTGTCGTATCATTGACAGGGCGACTATTGGCATTGGGTTTAATGACAATATTGGGCTTGGTATAGTGCGCTTCTGGTAGTGGCGCAATCTCTGCCAAATTGCCATGTTTCTCACGTAACTCATCAATAGGACCAAAGTCTAATGCACGCAGTGGACAAGACTCGGCACAAATCGGTTTTTTACCGACGGCAACACGTTCATAACAACCATCGCACTTGGTCATATGCCCTTTTTCGCTATCAAATTGCGGCGCACCGTATGGGCAGGCCATATGGCAATAGCGGCAACCAATACACACACTTTCATCCACAACGACAAAGCCATCTTCACGTTTGTGCATCGCGCCACTTGGGCACACTTTCACACAAGCAGGGTCTTCACAGTGGTTACATGAAATCGACAAATAATAACTAAATACGTTTTGATGCCACACACCGTTATCTTCTTGCCAATCTCCCCCCGCATATTCATAAATGCGCCTAAAATTCACCGCAGGAGATAAATTTTTGTAGTCCTTACACGCTAATTCACAAGTTTTACATCCCGTGCACCGTGCAGAATCAATATAAAAACCATATTGTGTTGTCATGATTTATCTCCCTATACCCTTACCACTTCAACCAAATTACTGTGTTGCGGATTACCTTTCGCTAACGGTGACGGGCGTTGAGTCGTCAGGACGTTTAGGCTACCACCATGGTCCACCTTGTTTTCATCAGGTGCGTACCAAGCCCCTTCCCCCATTGCAACAACCCCTGGGATAATGCGTGGAGTCACTTTGGCAGCGATCTGCACTTCCCCTCTATCGTTGTAAATACGCACTATGTCACCATCTTTAATATTGCGACGTTTTGCATCAATAGGGTTGATCCACATCTCTTGTAAACAAGCAGCCTTAAGCACATCAATGTTGCCGTAAGTGGAGTGAACGCGCGATTTATAGTGGAAGCCACTCAATTGCAGTGGATATTTTTCGGTGAGCTTATCATCATGGCTTTCAAAGCCTGGGGAATACATTGGGAGTGCTGATATCAAATCACCTTCCGCTAGCGTCCATGTTTTCGCGATATCCGCTAATTGTGATGAATAGATCTCAATCTTTCCTGACGGGGTATTTAATGGGTTCGCAATTGGGTCTTCGCGGAAAGCTTTGTGTGCCACGACATGCCCTTGTGGGTTCATTTTTTTGTAAATCCCTTGCTGCTGGAATGTCTCAAAATCAGGTAGCTCAGGTAACTTCTGTCGTGAAATTTCATACAAATGGCGTAGCCACTCTTCTTGGGTTCGCCCTTCGGTAAATTTCTCTTCAACCCCCATACGGCGTGCGATTTGTGTACACATTTCATACACCGTTTTGCTCTCAAAACGTGGTTCAATGGCTTGGCTAGCGAAAATCACATAGCCCATATTACTAGCGGCACCATCCAAGCAAAAATCCATCTGTTCAGACGCGGTACAATCTGGCAGGACTAAATCCGCATATTTCGCTGAAGCCGTCATATGGTTATCAATCACTACTATCATTTCGCATTTTTTATCATCCTGAAGAATGTCATGCGTTTTATTAATATCAGAGTGTTGATTGATTAAACTGTTGCTGGCGTAGTTCCAAATAAACTTAATCGGAACATCCAGTTTATCTTTACCTCTTACCCCATCATGAGTTGCAGTCATTTCAGGGCCGCGCTCTATCGCATCAGTCCATAAAAATACGGAAATACTTGCTTTGACTGGATTTTTTAATGTTGGCATCCGCTCAAATGGAATATCATAGTTCCCTTCACGAGCCCCCGTATTTCCCCCATTTATACCAACATTACCGGTTAAAATCGGTAACATCGCAATCGCACGTGCGGTTTGCTCGCCGTTCGAATGGCGTTGTGGCCCCCAACCTTGGCTAATATAAGCAGGTTTTGCGGAACCAATTTCACGTGCTAATTTGATGATTTTATCAGCAGGAATACCGGTGATTTGTGCAGCCCATTGTGGTGTTTTTTCTACACCGTCATCCCCTTGCCCTAAAATATATGCCTTGTAGTGGCTATTTTTCGGAGCATCTGCGGGTAGCGTTTTCTCATCATAACCCACGCAATATTGGTCTAAGAAGGGTTGATCAACCATATCTTCAGTGATCAATACATGGGCGATTCCTGCCACTAATGCAGCATCTGTTCCGGGGCGGATCGGGATCCACTCATCTTCTCGTCCAGCAGCAGTATCGGTATAACGCGGGTCGATCACTATCATTCTTGCATTAGAACGCTCACGCGCTTGCTCTAATTGATAAGTGATCCCACCACCGCTCATACGGGTTTCGGCAGGGTTGTTTCCGAACAGAACCACCAACTTGGAGTTTTCGATATCGGAAACGCTATTACCTGCCCCACTACCATAGGTATAAGGCATCGCACAGCTGATTTGTGCTGTACTATAGGTACCGTAATGGTTTAAATAGCCGCCCATGCAGTTCATCAAACGGGCGATAGGTGAATTCGCTGGCGGCCATGAACGTGCGACTGTGCCACCTAATGTGCCAGTTCCATAGTTCAAATACACCGCTTCATTGCCATAATCGGCAATAATCCGTTTTAGATTATCGCTGATTAAATCGTAGGCTTCATCCCAACTAATTTGTTTGAATTTACCTTCACCACGTGCCCCAACGCGCAACATCGGGTATTTCAAGCGGTCAGGGTTATAGACACGACGGCGCATTGAGCGCCCACGTAGACAGGCCTTAACTTGATGCTTATTTCCGTAAACATCATCGCCGGTGTTGTCGGTTTCGACATATTTTATTTCACCATCAACAATATGCATACGCAGTGGGCAGCGACTCCCACAGTTAACGGTACATGCGCTCCAAACTATTTTTTCTTCAGGTATGGCTGTTTTGGGTGTGATTTCACTGATATCAGCAACACTATTAAAAGGTAAACTTAGCGCTCCACTTGCAAGTGC includes these proteins:
- a CDS encoding DMSO/selenate family reductase complex A subunit, with protein sequence MSKALSEGVLQSEISRRKLMQTSTVGGLALASGALSLPFNSVADISEITPKTAIPEEKIVWSACTVNCGSRCPLRMHIVDGEIKYVETDNTGDDVYGNKHQVKACLRGRSMRRRVYNPDRLKYPMLRVGARGEGKFKQISWDEAYDLISDNLKRIIADYGNEAVYLNYGTGTLGGTVARSWPPANSPIARLMNCMGGYLNHYGTYSTAQISCAMPYTYGSGAGNSVSDIENSKLVVLFGNNPAETRMSGGGITYQLEQARERSNARMIVIDPRYTDTAAGREDEWIPIRPGTDAALVAGIAHVLITEDMVDQPFLDQYCVGYDEKTLPADAPKNSHYKAYILGQGDDGVEKTPQWAAQITGIPADKIIKLAREIGSAKPAYISQGWGPQRHSNGEQTARAIAMLPILTGNVGINGGNTGAREGNYDIPFERMPTLKNPVKASISVFLWTDAIERGPEMTATHDGVRGKDKLDVPIKFIWNYASNSLINQHSDINKTHDILQDDKKCEMIVVIDNHMTASAKYADLVLPDCTASEQMDFCLDGAASNMGYVIFASQAIEPRFESKTVYEMCTQIARRMGVEEKFTEGRTQEEWLRHLYEISRQKLPELPDFETFQQQGIYKKMNPQGHVVAHKAFREDPIANPLNTPSGKIEIYSSQLADIAKTWTLAEGDLISALPMYSPGFESHDDKLTEKYPLQLSGFHYKSRVHSTYGNIDVLKAACLQEMWINPIDAKRRNIKDGDIVRIYNDRGEVQIAAKVTPRIIPGVVAMGEGAWYAPDENKVDHGGSLNVLTTQRPSPLAKGNPQHSNLVEVVRV
- a CDS encoding DMSO/selenate family reductase complex B subunit, translating into MTTQYGFYIDSARCTGCKTCELACKDYKNLSPAVNFRRIYEYAGGDWQEDNGVWHQNVFSYYLSISCNHCEDPACVKVCPSGAMHKREDGFVVVDESVCIGCRYCHMACPYGAPQFDSEKGHMTKCDGCYERVAVGKKPICAESCPLRALDFGPIDELREKHGNLAEIAPLPEAHYTKPNIVIKPNANSRPVNDTTGHLANPREV